The Dendropsophus ebraccatus isolate aDenEbr1 chromosome 3, aDenEbr1.pat, whole genome shotgun sequence genome includes a region encoding these proteins:
- the LOC138787173 gene encoding LOW QUALITY PROTEIN: uncharacterized protein KIAA1958-like (The sequence of the model RefSeq protein was modified relative to this genomic sequence to represent the inferred CDS: deleted 1 base in 1 codon) — MVPFCSLIPNLKHLLSEGSHGTLTAMWGCSAGHAYHWPLTTTCRAGPQERVCFQDNRSFNSDSPSILGVPSETQTSPLERYPGRPGKSKLDCNRTRDSCDFSYCSEPSELDEPVEEYEDETTLFDMVCESSATDEDSDFEHRAQQSPSVSRKRPSGGLNSSLSGSQSHIADEDSSDVIVKKIKQENPEDYYIVANAELTGGIDGPTLSLTQMTKPKNQTPSTTPTFLGPTKPPSILPPSLSNDLDIQAITPSPLVLQRTPTPEPARPPLPSQSKAPSNTPIVNQQIGIQMPVSTSTGNPSQPISIPLSALQLPGQEKKEVSEELLPPVLKPALPCDMALSPSVSAEPEVSSSQQQPSTLPNINCEGSAQSIPAYSTKLNRFPMFHFHDDLKDLCISAVSSNTTKATLYALNVWRYWCMTRGLKDCMDFTKVPAVKLNELLEDFYVTVKKTDGSDFLATSLHAIRRGLDRILKNAGAGFSITSSVFNSSSQKLKEKLRMLNKAGMSGSRSRNIVYFTLADEEEMWRIGCLGDDGPVPLLSSVVKYNSQFLNMRTLQEHADLMYGDIELMKDGNNQPFFARTDSVKRDKQANPNKMCYGQIYHEHSKGHRRCPYCLLYKYMYTHRPPSQMEANSPFYLTARKEVSGMEKVWYEEQRMGLRSLRGVVPKLAKRVKLEQCDNYTFVSFTQTFRKFGPVNNY; from the exons ATGGTACCATTTTGTAGCCTTATTCCA AACCTAAAGCACTTACTGTCTGAGGGCTCCCATGGCACTCTTACCGCTATGTGGGGATGCAGTGCTGGACATGCATACCACTGGCCATTGACTACAACTTGTAGGGCAGGCCCTCAGGAGAGAGTATGCTTCCAAGACAATAGAAGCTTCAACTCAGACAGTCCAAGTATACTTGGTGTGCCATCAGAGACTCAAACCAGTCCATTGGAAAGGTACCCTGGGAGACCGGGAAAGTCTAAGCTTGATTGCAATAGAACAAGAGACTCGTGTGATTTTTCCTACTGTAGTGAACCATCGGAGCTAGATGAGCCAGTGGAGGAATATGAAGATGAAACCACATTATTTGATATGGTGTGTGAATCTTCTGCGACTGATGAAGATAGTGATTTTGAGCACAGAGCTCAGCAGTCACCAAGTGTTTCTCGCAAAAGGCCCAGTGGCGGACTTAATTCTTCTCTTTCTGGGTCTCAGTCACATATTGCTGATGAGGATAGTAGTGATGTAATTGTGAAAAAGATCAAACAGGAAAATCCTGAAGACTATTACATTGTTGCTAATGCAGAACTGACTGGTGGTATCGATGGGCCAACACTATCATTAACACAGATGACCAAGCCGAAGAATCAGACTCCTTCCACAACTCCAACTTTTTTGGGACCAACTAAGCCACCTAGCATTTTACCTCCATCTTTAAGCAATGATTTAGACATACAAGCCATTACACCTTCCCCATTGGTCCTACAAAGAACCCCCACCCCAGAACCAGCAAGACCGCCCTTGCCATCACAAAGCAAAGCACCATCTAATACTCCAATTGTCAATCAACAAATAGGAATTCAGATGCCTGTCAGCACCTCCACAGGAAACCCTAGTCAACCTATCAGCATACCTTTATCAGCACTTCAGTTGCCAGGGCAGGAAAAGAAGGAGGTTTCTGAGGAATTGCTTCCACCTGTACTAAAACCAGCATTACCCTGTGACATGGCACTCTCACCCTCAGTTAGTGCTGAGCCTGAAGTTAGCTCCAGTCAACAGCAGCCAAGTACCCTCCCCAATATTAACTGTGAAGGATCTGCACAGTCTATTCCAG CATACTCAACCAAACTCAACAGGTTCCCTATGTTTCATTTTCATGATGACCTGAAAGATCTCTGTATCAGCGCTGTCAGCTCAAACACAACCAAAGCTACTCTGTATGCGTTAAATGTCTGGAGGTACTGGTGTATGACCAGGGGACTCAAAGACTGTATGGATTTTACTAAG GTCCCTGCAGTCAAACTAAATGAGCTTCTGGAAGATTTCTATGTGACCGTGAAAAAAACAGACGGATCAGATTTTTTGGCTACATCTCTCCATGCAATACGCAGAGGCTTAGACCGCATTCTGAAGAATGCTGGAGCAGGCTTctctatcaccagcagtgtcttcAATTCCTCCTCACAGAAACTCAAGGAAAAACTGAGAATGCTCAACAAAGCTGGAATGTCAGGCTCCCGGTCACGCAATATTGTCTACTTTACTCTAGCAGATGAAGAGGAAATGTGGAGAATTGGCTGTCTAGGTGATGATGGGCCTGTGCCACTGCTGTCCTCAGTGGTCAAATACAATAGTCAGTTTCTAAACATGCGGACTTTGCAGGAACATGCAGATCTAATGTATGGTGACATAGAATTGATGAAGGATGGGAATAATCAACCTTTCTTTGCTAGAACAGACAGTGTTAAAAGAGACAAACAAGCCAACCCTAATAAAATGTGCTATGGACAGATTTACCATGAACATTCTAAAGGACACAGACGGTGTCCTTACTGTCTTCTGTACAAGTACATGTACACTCATCGTCCGCCATCTCAGATGGAAGCAAATTCACCATTTTATCTGACTGCACGAAAAGAGGTCAGTGGAATGGAAAAGGTTTGGTATGAAGAACAGAGGATGGGGCTTCGATCGCTACGTGGAGTTGTCCCAAAGCTGGCAAAACGTGTGAAGTTAGAGCAATGTGACAATTACACATTTGTTTCATTtacacaaacatttagaaagtttGGTCCTGTTAACAACTATTGA
- the LOC138787553 gene encoding uncharacterized protein KIAA1958 homolog, with protein sequence MSLIVSTSFVKLLKLAVQTVCLDEDDVTAELNREQNEKTIRSTQTALRNFREFIISKYPMETREIYMIPCKELDDYLASFFVDARQKDGSEYEPNSLANYQCGLERYLKEHRYSYSITRDKEFKRSQEALKQKQIELRCKGKGNKPHKSMKLTFADELILRKRGLLSRYNPEGLLNLVWLNNTKAFGHCTGFHGSTLKWGDVRLRILETGLEFLEWMGQESPDSKVKRAGTECRVYATPHSPQTCPVQDYKEYAQRRPPAMRYEDAPFYLSIKPVVNLAALHWYNCQALGKNKLAKMVKTMCEKGNIPGRKTNFSVYQSCSTLSEAQSNQLVLICNNLSQQAAQTMATHSGPGNFIVSASYDSSSDTA encoded by the exons ATGTCCCTTATTGTCAG TACATCATTTGTGAAACTACTGAAGTTGGCTGTCCAAACAG TCTGTTTAGATGAAGATGATGTCACAGCCGAGCTGAACCGAGAACAGAATGAGAAAACAATTCGtagcacacagacagctctgcgaAATTTTAGAGAGTTCATCATCTCTAAATACCCAATGGAGACCAGAGAAATCTACATGATTCCCTGCAAAGAACTAGATGACTACCTGGCTTCCTTTTTTGTTGATGCCAGGCAGAAAGATGGATCTGAATATGAGCCAAACAGTTTGGCCAATTATCAGTGTGGCCTGGAACGGTATCTAAAGGAGCACAGGTACAGCTATAGCATTACCAGAGACAAGGAATTTAAAAGGTCGCAGGAAGCTTTAAAACAAAAGCAAATTGAACTACGATGTAAAGGAAAAGGAAACAAACCCCATAAGTCTATGAAGCTTACATTCGCGGATGAACTTATTCTACGCAAAAGAGGCCTTCTGAGTCGCTACAATCCCGAAGGTCTTCTGAATCTTGTCTGGTTGAACAACACCAAAGCTTTTGGACACTGTACAGGTTTTCATGGTTCCACACTTAAATGGGGGGATGTCAGGCTTCGAATATTGGAGACCGGATTGGAATTTCTTGAGTGGATGGGCCAGGAAAGCCCTGACTCAAAGGTCAAGAGAGCAGGGACAGAATGTAGAGTATATGCCACACCACACTCTCCGCAAACTTGTCCTGTGCAAGACTACAAAGAATATGCACAGAGGCGACCTCCAGCAATGCGTTATGAAGATGCTCCTTTCTATCTGTCCATCAAGCCTGTTGTTAACCTAGCTGCTCTTCACTGGTACAACTGTCAGGCTCTTGGTAAAAACAAGCTGGCCAAAATGGTGAAAACAATGTGTGAGAAGGGTAACATACCTGGAAGAAAAACTAACTTCAGTGTCTATCAGAGCTGTAGCACTCTTTCGGAAGCCCAAAGTAATCAGCTAGTCCTAATCTGTAACAATTTGAGCCAACAGGCTGCACAGACAATGGCAACTCACTCTGGGCCTGGAAACTTTATTGTTTCAGCCTCTTATGACTCTTCCTCAGACACAGCTTGA